From Actinomycetota bacterium, one genomic window encodes:
- a CDS encoding SURF1 family protein, translated as MTLASRRLLPLHVGVLVVLVATTLLGLWQLRRHDEARADADRLAARIDLDPIPLSEVDATGDPGSFEFVPVEATGVYEQDAEILVRNRARRGVNGWHVVTPLLLTDGGAVLVNRGWVPLDIGEAGAATAPPPEGQVTVVGPLMRSQRPSGFGPKDPDQGQLDRVFRIDVDRISRQVSAAEVFPGYLQLAAQTPPQGQGHPLPVEAPQPDAGPHLGYALQWFGLGLTAAVAYAFFLRRRLSEPEPRSELETELDR; from the coding sequence GCGTCCTCGTCGTCCTCGTCGCCACCACCTTGCTCGGCCTGTGGCAGCTGCGCCGTCACGACGAGGCGCGCGCGGACGCGGACCGGCTCGCGGCACGCATAGATCTTGACCCGATCCCCCTGAGCGAGGTGGATGCCACCGGCGATCCGGGATCGTTCGAGTTCGTGCCGGTGGAGGCGACCGGCGTGTACGAGCAGGATGCCGAGATCCTGGTCCGCAACCGCGCACGCCGGGGCGTGAACGGGTGGCACGTCGTCACGCCGCTGCTCCTAACGGACGGCGGGGCGGTGCTGGTCAACCGCGGCTGGGTCCCGCTCGACATCGGCGAGGCGGGTGCCGCGACCGCACCACCACCTGAGGGACAGGTCACCGTGGTGGGGCCGCTCATGCGGTCACAGCGACCTTCCGGGTTCGGCCCGAAGGATCCCGACCAGGGCCAGCTCGACCGGGTCTTCCGCATCGATGTCGACCGCATCTCCCGGCAGGTGTCGGCAGCGGAGGTGTTCCCGGGGTACCTCCAGCTGGCAGCCCAGACACCGCCGCAGGGGCAGGGCCATCCGCTCCCAGTGGAGGCGCCGCAACCGGATGCCGGGCCGCACCTCGGCTACGCGCTGCAGTGGTTCGGGCTGGGCCTGACCGCGGCGGTGGCGTACGCGTTCTTCCTGCGCCGGCGCCTGAGCGAGCCCGAGCCGCGATCGGAGCTCGAGACGGAGCTGGATCGGTGA
- a CDS encoding MFS transporter → MSEDGSPQPRLAAALGYLTATRLLVNTLHRFVFPFLPAIARGLGISLGQAGLLVSARNLAGAAAPLTVGVGSRGGGRRVVTAGLVLLVVGAALASISAGLIAALIAFVFLGLGKPTFDVGQQTYLSDRTPYHLRARYLSTVELTWAGGLLLGGPAAGWLISRFGWQAPFVAVGLGLAVALSVLARVLEPGPSRPPGRRATLQLEPAARSLLGVALLFSLATELVFIVFGAWLEEDFGLSLIGLGGVATVIGLAELAGEGTTIAFTDRLGKRRAVAVGLVISIVSFAALGAASGRFGVGIALLAIGLFGFEITIVSTIPLASEVDPADRSRYLALLVLAVSIGRAAGAGFGPWLFERGGFATNTVAAAALLVASLALLLLWVPEPDHPRPG, encoded by the coding sequence GTGAGCGAGGACGGTTCCCCGCAGCCGCGACTGGCCGCCGCTCTGGGCTACCTCACCGCGACCCGGCTGCTCGTCAACACGCTGCACCGGTTCGTGTTCCCCTTCCTGCCCGCGATCGCGCGGGGCCTGGGCATCTCGCTGGGCCAAGCCGGGTTGCTGGTATCGGCCCGCAACCTCGCCGGAGCCGCCGCGCCGCTGACCGTCGGGGTCGGGTCGCGCGGCGGGGGTCGCCGCGTCGTCACCGCCGGGCTGGTGCTGCTCGTGGTCGGCGCGGCGCTGGCATCGATCAGCGCGGGGCTGATCGCCGCGCTGATCGCGTTCGTGTTCCTCGGTTTGGGCAAGCCGACGTTCGACGTCGGTCAGCAGACCTACCTGTCGGACCGCACCCCCTACCACCTCCGCGCGCGGTACCTGTCCACGGTCGAGCTGACGTGGGCAGGGGGGTTGCTGCTGGGGGGACCGGCCGCCGGCTGGCTGATCTCACGCTTCGGATGGCAGGCACCGTTCGTCGCCGTCGGGCTGGGGCTGGCCGTGGCCCTGTCGGTTCTTGCTCGGGTGCTCGAACCCGGGCCGTCGCGACCGCCTGGCCGACGGGCGACGCTCCAGCTGGAGCCGGCAGCCCGCAGCCTCCTGGGGGTCGCTCTGCTCTTCTCGCTCGCCACCGAGCTGGTGTTCATCGTGTTCGGGGCGTGGCTCGAGGAGGACTTCGGCCTGTCACTGATCGGGTTGGGCGGCGTGGCGACGGTCATCGGCCTCGCGGAACTCGCGGGTGAGGGCACGACGATCGCGTTCACCGACCGGCTCGGCAAGCGTCGCGCCGTGGCCGTCGGACTCGTCATCTCGATCGTGTCGTTCGCGGCACTGGGCGCGGCCAGCGGCCGCTTCGGCGTCGGGATCGCGCTGCTGGCGATCGGGCTGTTCGGGTTCGAGATCACGATCGTCTCCACCATCCCGCTCGCCAGCGAGGTCGATCCGGCGGACCGTTCGCGCTACCTGGCGCTGCTCGTGCTCGCGGTGTCGATCGGTCGTGCCGCCGGTGCGGGGTTCGGGCCGTGGCTGTTCGAGCGGGGCGGGTTCGCGACCAACACCGTCGCGGCAGCGGCGCTGCTGGTGGCCTCGTTGGCGCTGCTGCTCCTGTGGGTCCCCGAGCCCGATCACCCGCGCCCCGGTTGA